The following coding sequences are from one Candidatus Dadabacteria bacterium window:
- a CDS encoding MBL fold metallo-hydrolase codes for MKVRVLGCATSTGVPVVGCQCDVCTSDNIKNKRTRSSVVVEVAGKKILIDTSTDLRTQALREGITRIDLVLYTHSHADHTHGIDDLKAFNFINSMDIDCYANPVTLDDIKRNFAYIFDSFPAAGGKPRLNFKEINGEIRFEGIRIQPIDIYHHNWQILGYRIGSFGYVTDCSAIPEESYEKLSGLDLLILGALRYKPHRAHFNIEQAVGEIEKLGPKRALLTHMGHELEYEKLLAELPDHVEPAYDGAEIELSDP; via the coding sequence ATGAAGGTCAGAGTGCTTGGATGTGCCACTTCAACAGGCGTTCCCGTAGTGGGCTGCCAATGTGACGTATGCACATCGGATAATATTAAGAACAAACGTACTAGAAGTTCCGTGGTTGTCGAGGTGGCCGGAAAGAAAATACTTATCGACACCTCGACCGATCTGAGGACCCAGGCTCTGAGGGAGGGCATAACCAGGATCGATCTCGTTCTCTATACCCACTCCCACGCGGACCACACCCACGGAATAGATGATCTTAAGGCGTTTAACTTCATAAATTCAATGGACATAGACTGTTACGCAAACCCGGTGACCCTCGATGACATAAAGCGGAACTTCGCCTACATATTCGATTCCTTCCCCGCCGCGGGAGGAAAGCCCAGGCTTAACTTCAAGGAGATAAACGGGGAAATCAGGTTCGAGGGAATCAGGATACAGCCAATCGACATCTATCATCACAACTGGCAGATACTCGGCTACAGGATCGGGTCTTTCGGTTACGTTACAGACTGCAGCGCCATTCCCGAGGAATCCTACGAAAAGCTCTCGGGGCTTGACCTTCTGATACTCGGCGCGTTGAGGTACAAACCCCACAGGGCCCACTTCAACATAGAGCAGGCGGTAGGGGAAATAGAGAAACTGGGGCCCAAAAGGGCCCTTCTTACCCATATGGGACACGAGCTTGAATACGAAAAGCTCCTCGCGGAACTCCCGGATCATGTAGAGCCGGCGTATGACGGAGCCGAAATAGAACTGAGTGACCCCTGA
- a CDS encoding 2,3-bisphosphoglycerate-independent phosphoglycerate mutase, with the protein MQDLVSKLVEKNSSKIVLCVLDGLGGLPVDGKTELEAARTPNLDRLSSAGSLGLHVPVERGITPGSGAAHLALFGYDPVRNEIGRGVLEALGLGIDLGPSDVAVRGNFATVKYEGDNPVVTDRRAGRLSTEENRRVISRISSVVKEICGVKVNFYPGLEHRFVAVLSFLAQLSESDALVCDTDPQAEGKAPVRPRGENGSSQKTAEIAGELIDSACEVIRDEPVANYMLLRGFSVRPDLPTFDEAYGLRAGCVAAYPMYRGVSKLLGMDVLEVTGDSIGDEIETLSRNFEDYDFFYLHVKKTDSYGEDGNFGAKVGVIEEFDSLVPEIMGLGVDVLAVTGDHSTPSAMKSHSWHPVPLMISSKYCRGGNVAGFSESSCSSGDLGVIKATEIMPLLLAHAGRLRKFGA; encoded by the coding sequence ATGCAGGATCTCGTATCAAAACTTGTTGAGAAAAACTCCTCGAAGATAGTTCTCTGCGTTCTTGACGGACTCGGGGGGCTTCCCGTTGACGGAAAGACCGAACTCGAGGCGGCCCGGACCCCGAATCTTGACCGGCTTTCTTCGGCCGGGTCTCTGGGGCTGCACGTGCCGGTTGAGAGGGGCATAACCCCTGGAAGCGGTGCCGCGCACCTCGCGCTTTTCGGCTATGATCCCGTCAGAAACGAGATAGGAAGGGGGGTGCTCGAAGCTCTTGGCCTCGGCATCGATCTTGGCCCGTCGGACGTGGCGGTGAGGGGCAACTTCGCCACCGTGAAATACGAAGGGGATAACCCGGTCGTTACCGACAGGAGAGCGGGCAGGCTCAGCACCGAGGAGAACAGGAGGGTGATTTCTAGGATTTCGTCGGTCGTCAAGGAGATATGCGGGGTAAAAGTAAATTTCTATCCAGGTCTTGAGCACAGGTTTGTCGCGGTTCTGTCGTTTCTGGCGCAGCTCTCGGAGTCAGACGCGCTTGTCTGCGACACGGACCCGCAGGCAGAAGGCAAAGCTCCTGTCAGGCCCCGCGGGGAGAACGGCAGTTCCCAGAAGACGGCCGAGATCGCGGGAGAGCTGATTGACAGTGCCTGCGAAGTGATAAGGGATGAGCCCGTTGCCAACTACATGCTTCTCAGGGGCTTCTCCGTGCGTCCTGATCTTCCGACTTTTGATGAGGCCTACGGGCTTCGGGCAGGTTGCGTTGCCGCCTATCCGATGTACAGGGGAGTGTCGAAACTGCTCGGGATGGACGTCCTTGAGGTCACCGGGGATTCCATCGGTGATGAGATCGAGACGCTTTCTCGTAATTTCGAGGATTACGATTTTTTCTACCTCCACGTGAAGAAAACGGACAGTTACGGAGAGGACGGGAATTTCGGGGCGAAAGTAGGCGTGATAGAAGAATTCGATTCGCTTGTTCCAGAAATCATGGGGCTTGGGGTTGACGTTCTTGCCGTAACGGGTGACCACTCGACCCCGTCGGCGATGAAGTCGCACAGCTGGCACCCGGTGCCTCTCATGATCAGTTCTAAATACTGCCGGGGAGGGAACGTGGCGGGTTTTTCCGAATCGTCCTGCTCATCCGGCGACTTGGGGGTCATAAAGGCAACTGAGATAATGCCGCTTCTTCTTGCCCACGCGGGACGGCTCCGCAAGTTCGGCGCTTGA
- a CDS encoding type II toxin-antitoxin system prevent-host-death family antitoxin: protein MEFALRQAKARLSELVSAAEKGERVVITKYGEPVVELVRLRGRGGIDLEKLAEDCKRAGIRESKEGWPKEFDDPAFSRKVLGLE from the coding sequence ATGGAATTTGCTTTGCGTCAGGCAAAAGCGCGTCTTTCCGAGCTGGTGTCCGCTGCCGAGAAAGGAGAGCGCGTCGTCATAACAAAATACGGGGAACCCGTGGTTGAGCTCGTGCGTCTGCGCGGGCGCGGAGGGATCGACCTTGAGAAGCTTGCGGAGGATTGCAAACGGGCTGGAATCCGGGAAAGCAAGGAGGGGTGGCCGAAGGAGTTTGACGATCCTGCGTTCAGCCGGAAAGTCCTTGGGCTCGAGTAG
- a CDS encoding tetratricopeptide repeat protein codes for MPKIKYTTKELKRPDKFREFLAESLEGLSEHFNKILIGMGVIAVALLAVCFVSSQQEEKDLLANEQLREAIKSYNSGEMETSLSQLQTLREEHSGTDVSVLALYQMGMINYQLGKFEEAIKHLELFLGDDPEDGIFRDGANLVIGLSAFELESWDKSIEYFSEVNRSESPYYVQARRQLSLVYEKIGEPEKAEKIRSETPGKAGF; via the coding sequence ATGCCCAAGATAAAATATACGACCAAAGAACTTAAGCGCCCCGACAAATTCAGAGAGTTCCTGGCGGAATCCCTCGAAGGCCTCTCGGAGCACTTCAACAAGATACTTATCGGCATGGGCGTCATAGCGGTGGCCCTGCTCGCAGTCTGCTTCGTTTCCTCGCAACAGGAAGAAAAAGACCTCCTGGCAAACGAGCAACTCCGCGAGGCTATTAAGAGCTACAACAGCGGAGAAATGGAGACCTCTCTTTCACAGCTGCAAACGCTACGTGAGGAGCATTCCGGAACCGACGTGTCGGTTCTGGCTCTTTACCAGATGGGGATGATCAACTACCAGCTTGGAAAATTCGAAGAAGCGATAAAGCATCTTGAGCTTTTCCTCGGTGATGACCCCGAAGACGGTATTTTCCGCGACGGCGCGAACCTGGTGATCGGTCTGTCCGCTTTCGAGCTTGAGAGCTGGGACAAGAGCATAGAATACTTCTCCGAAGTGAACAGAAGCGAAAGCCCCTATTACGTCCAGGCGAGAAGGCAGCTGAGTCTTGTGTACGAAAAGATCGGAGAACCCGAGAAAGCGGAAAAAATCCGCAGCGAGACGCCGGGCAAAGCTGGTTTTTAA
- a CDS encoding AMIN domain-containing protein, translating to MRSRIKLFPFLIAFICLLTLSFATAKEKDRALFEENFKLYRQLESNSEKAKRSETWDLVGSTFYRLYSQNPEWKNAPLCLFAAARVYDRKSLRFKTPEDSEKALQYSREFVKRYPKDSLADDSWLRMGRILERRGEKKEAATAYQRIVYGMEEADTYEIAKKKLATLTGAKTSKKAEPAAKKAPPKKYPKGYAVVKKIRHWSTDDYTRVVIEADREIEYTSKMLRADPELKTPPRLYVDLEKTVISDSVNIEPITKGLLEKISFASNRPGISRVVLYIKDLEGHKVFSLPKSEQNPSFRLVMDIKGAGAQPEKIFAEGAPSHDKQGPSLKSKVPEGEIASLKQALGLKVRTIVIDPGHGGHDPGAVGPSGLREKDVNLRIAKRLRERLIEEGKSFGIENVYLTRSTDRFIPLEERTAIAKKRKADIFISIHCNGARRKKAHGIETYILGFTDDQTSLQLAARENATTTKGLNELGSTLKQYILSAKKEESQQVAGYVQKSIIQNVSVKYKYINNKGVKKAPFVVLIGADVPSLLIETSFITNPREEKRLKSEAYINRIVDGIVLGIKKYSMQTQKVS from the coding sequence GTGAGAAGCCGCATAAAACTTTTTCCCTTTCTCATAGCTTTTATCTGCCTGCTTACCCTTTCTTTCGCCACGGCGAAGGAGAAAGACAGGGCCCTCTTCGAAGAGAATTTCAAGCTTTACCGCCAGCTCGAGTCAAATTCCGAAAAAGCCAAAAGAAGCGAAACATGGGATCTCGTGGGAAGCACTTTCTACAGGCTGTATTCGCAGAACCCCGAGTGGAAAAATGCCCCGCTCTGTCTCTTCGCCGCCGCCAGGGTCTACGACAGAAAGTCTCTCAGGTTCAAAACGCCCGAGGACTCCGAGAAAGCGCTTCAGTACTCGCGCGAGTTTGTGAAAAGATATCCGAAAGACAGCCTGGCCGACGACTCGTGGCTTCGGATGGGAAGGATCCTTGAGCGCAGGGGAGAGAAAAAGGAAGCCGCAACGGCGTACCAGAGGATCGTCTACGGAATGGAGGAAGCAGACACCTACGAGATAGCGAAGAAGAAGCTGGCGACACTCACGGGAGCAAAGACTTCAAAGAAAGCAGAGCCTGCGGCAAAAAAAGCGCCGCCCAAAAAATACCCCAAGGGATACGCCGTCGTAAAGAAAATAAGGCACTGGTCAACGGACGACTATACGCGGGTCGTAATAGAGGCCGACAGAGAGATCGAGTACACATCCAAAATGCTGCGTGCCGACCCCGAGCTCAAAACCCCTCCCCGTCTTTACGTTGACCTCGAAAAAACCGTCATCTCGGATTCGGTCAACATCGAGCCCATCACGAAAGGACTTCTTGAGAAGATAAGTTTCGCGAGCAACCGCCCGGGAATCTCGCGCGTCGTGCTCTACATAAAGGATCTTGAAGGCCACAAGGTCTTTTCCCTGCCAAAATCGGAACAGAACCCCTCTTTCCGGCTCGTGATGGACATAAAGGGAGCGGGAGCGCAGCCTGAGAAAATATTCGCGGAGGGTGCTCCTTCACACGACAAGCAGGGACCCTCTCTTAAATCCAAGGTTCCCGAAGGAGAGATAGCGAGCCTCAAGCAAGCCCTCGGACTCAAGGTAAGGACCATAGTGATCGACCCGGGCCACGGAGGACATGATCCGGGAGCCGTAGGTCCAAGCGGCCTCAGGGAAAAGGACGTAAACCTCAGGATAGCCAAGAGACTGAGGGAGAGGCTTATAGAAGAGGGAAAGAGCTTCGGCATAGAAAACGTCTACCTTACAAGAAGCACCGACAGGTTCATTCCTCTTGAGGAGCGCACGGCAATAGCGAAAAAAAGAAAGGCAGACATTTTCATATCCATACACTGCAACGGGGCAAGAAGGAAAAAGGCGCACGGAATAGAGACCTACATACTGGGCTTTACAGACGACCAGACCTCACTGCAGCTCGCGGCCAGGGAGAACGCCACCACGACCAAGGGACTGAATGAGCTTGGAAGCACGCTCAAGCAATATATACTCAGCGCCAAGAAAGAAGAGTCCCAGCAGGTCGCCGGTTACGTGCAGAAATCCATAATCCAGAACGTTTCCGTGAAATACAAGTACATAAACAACAAGGGAGTGAAAAAGGCGCCTTTTGTCGTGCTGATCGGAGCGGATGTGCCAAGCCTGCTGATTGAGACCTCTTTCATAACAAATCCCAGAGAGGAAAAAAGACTGAAGAGCGAAGCCTACATAAATAGAATAGTGGACGGAATAGTCCTAGGAATAAAGAAGTACTCAATGCAGACCCAGAAAGTCTCCTGA
- a CDS encoding type II toxin-antitoxin system VapC family toxin — protein MRILLDTSYVYALMMARWDLSETEKLIFSSKDIRFHVSAVSVWEMRLKFNARDHSGKRKSEFDPEDVVELLAVHDVVFLPMTAGHAACRLKTPIAHRDPFDELLLVQAQQENLKFLTTDRQIIGHPLAVGPDFIR, from the coding sequence ATGCGTATACTGCTCGATACGTCTTATGTCTACGCTCTGATGATGGCGCGCTGGGACCTTTCAGAGACAGAGAAGCTGATTTTCTCCAGCAAAGACATCCGGTTCCATGTAAGTGCCGTGTCCGTCTGGGAAATGCGCCTGAAATTCAATGCCAGGGACCATTCGGGCAAGCGGAAAAGCGAATTTGACCCGGAAGACGTCGTAGAGCTGCTGGCGGTACACGACGTGGTTTTTTTGCCTATGACCGCGGGTCACGCAGCCTGCAGGCTTAAAACCCCAATAGCTCACAGAGACCCGTTTGACGAACTCCTGCTTGTTCAAGCTCAGCAGGAGAACCTGAAGTTTCTCACGACAGACCGCCAGATAATCGGACATCCATTGGCTGTTGGCCCGGACTTCATTCGGTAA